In a single window of the Hoyosella subflava DQS3-9A1 genome:
- a CDS encoding MerR family transcriptional regulator: MLTAPSDRHSQNPSVQRGGERKREMKEYRIDDLARAAGISVRNVRVYQDRGLLPPPRKEGRTGWYNESHLSRLRLIIRMLERGYTFATISELLLASQQGMSVEDILETDDIRGPLGFFRSKAKVTLGEFRKIFGDPAAPAPAERIKVQGALAGPVDELSAVNPKLLEIAQTLVDSGVPLEKVLEKGEIVRDDLRDVARVFVSTITETFLPEGLGSAEGIHLDEKRIAELAELSKKLRPLANRVVDVLFTEVMEIEVSRAINRAATALNGSPEEGQPGQETR; this comes from the coding sequence GTGCTCACTGCGCCGAGCGATCGGCATAGTCAAAACCCCTCCGTTCAGCGCGGAGGTGAGCGAAAGCGGGAGATGAAGGAATACCGGATCGACGATCTGGCACGCGCGGCAGGGATCAGTGTCCGAAACGTGCGTGTTTACCAGGACCGTGGATTACTGCCGCCGCCTCGTAAAGAGGGCCGGACAGGGTGGTACAACGAGTCTCATCTCTCGCGCCTGCGTCTGATCATCCGCATGCTTGAACGCGGTTACACATTTGCGACGATCAGCGAATTGCTCCTCGCCTCCCAGCAGGGAATGAGTGTTGAGGACATACTTGAAACTGACGATATACGAGGCCCCCTAGGGTTCTTCCGATCAAAAGCGAAGGTCACGCTGGGGGAGTTCCGAAAGATCTTTGGCGACCCAGCCGCGCCAGCGCCTGCAGAGCGAATCAAAGTTCAGGGTGCTCTGGCCGGACCGGTCGATGAGTTGTCCGCCGTAAACCCAAAGTTGCTCGAGATCGCACAAACGCTCGTGGATTCCGGAGTCCCGCTTGAGAAGGTTCTCGAGAAGGGGGAGATCGTGCGCGATGATTTGCGGGATGTCGCGCGCGTCTTCGTTTCTACCATCACGGAGACGTTCCTGCCCGAAGGGCTTGGCTCAGCGGAAGGAATTCACCTCGATGAAAAACGGATTGCGGAGCTTGCAGAGCTGTCCAAAAAACTCCGCCCGCTCGCGAACCGCGTCGTGGATGTGCTTTTTACTGAGGTAATGGAAATTGAAGTCAGCAGGGCAATCAATCGTGCTGCCACGGCACTCAACGGATCGCCTGAAGAAGGCCAGCCCGGCCAGGAAACTCGCTGA
- a CDS encoding alpha/beta fold hydrolase produces the protein MRFPVIGPVVGAVPVTLPFASIGLARQALLGTVPASARKLLAPGDTGSVQLPASAPLPNPTLFSEITAPVADQTIVSKDGTRLHVRVFGRPGAQPLVLSHGWTCSTEFWRPQINALADEFRVITYDQRGHGRSELGRARLSPELLADDFSSVLSGTLAPGERAVLVGHSMGGMTIMSWADKHRAEVARYASSALLLSTASDRLTAEELVIPPMLRNVPGRPVLVHALISAPVPTGLLPSEILRYATMGTASTPEQREFCRTIVNACPRRVRGMWGTVLGRLDIANALDNLVVPTSVLVGSADRLTPPVHSYRIKDRLEMSGNLESFSEIAGIGHMSPVEAPEMVVSEIRRLAGIPASHRRVG, from the coding sequence GTGAGATTCCCGGTGATTGGCCCAGTGGTGGGTGCGGTCCCAGTTACGCTGCCATTCGCGTCCATTGGGCTGGCGCGTCAGGCGTTATTGGGAACAGTCCCGGCTTCGGCCCGCAAGCTCTTGGCGCCCGGCGACACTGGCTCCGTCCAGTTGCCAGCGTCGGCCCCACTGCCGAACCCCACACTTTTCTCCGAGATCACCGCTCCCGTCGCGGACCAAACGATCGTCTCGAAAGACGGAACCAGGCTGCACGTCCGCGTGTTCGGCCGTCCCGGGGCACAGCCCCTTGTGCTTTCGCACGGCTGGACCTGTTCCACTGAATTCTGGCGTCCACAGATCAATGCGCTTGCGGACGAGTTCCGTGTCATCACATACGATCAGCGCGGGCATGGTCGCAGCGAACTTGGCCGTGCGAGGCTCAGCCCTGAACTGCTGGCAGACGACTTTTCGAGTGTTCTTTCCGGGACGCTGGCGCCCGGCGAACGCGCGGTGCTGGTCGGCCACAGCATGGGCGGTATGACCATCATGTCGTGGGCCGATAAGCACCGGGCGGAAGTGGCGCGCTACGCCTCGTCGGCTCTGCTGCTCAGCACCGCCTCAGACCGACTGACTGCCGAGGAACTGGTCATCCCTCCCATGCTGCGGAATGTGCCGGGCCGTCCGGTACTGGTTCACGCCCTCATATCAGCGCCAGTGCCCACGGGGCTCTTGCCGTCTGAGATCCTGCGCTACGCAACGATGGGTACCGCTTCAACTCCGGAGCAGCGCGAATTCTGCCGCACGATCGTGAATGCCTGTCCACGCCGGGTCCGCGGCATGTGGGGCACGGTTTTGGGCCGACTGGATATCGCGAACGCTCTGGACAATCTGGTTGTTCCGACGAGTGTCCTCGTCGGAAGCGCGGATCGTCTGACGCCACCGGTGCATTCCTACCGGATCAAGGATCGGCTGGAGATGTCCGGCAACCTGGAGTCATTCAGTGAGATCGCGGGTATCGGACACATGAGCCCCGTGGAGGCGCCAGAGATGGTGGTCTCCGAGATCCGTCGCCTCGCCGGTATCCCCGCATCGCATCGTCGCGTTGGCTGA
- a CDS encoding AurF N-oxygenase family protein → MSIVHDMRRTAPAEGARTEGSTRIRNAADVESVAFLQVQTTESSAEETGRRLLDSAARKSLDPATEIDWEAPLDPSLYGMTPEWSSLYGTELWERMTPEQRITLTNHEAASISGTGIWFEMILMQMLLRDIYWRDAATSHVQFGLTEIADECRHSTMFARAATKMGVPSYKPGKAVMHLANAFKSVATGALAYGGTLFAEEILDMMQRDFMRDERVQPVTRAVSQIHVLEEARHIRFAREETIRRMREVNWVQREGARLILGITAYFIVTELINPGAYKAAGLNPKEAKKAARENPHYQRKVREGSRKSIEFLDSVGLIGGPSKFLLRRANII, encoded by the coding sequence ATGTCGATCGTCCACGACATGAGGCGAACTGCCCCTGCAGAGGGGGCGCGTACTGAAGGTTCAACTCGCATCCGCAACGCCGCGGATGTCGAAAGTGTTGCCTTTCTTCAGGTGCAGACAACGGAGTCTAGCGCCGAAGAAACCGGCCGTCGCCTGCTTGACTCTGCAGCTCGGAAGTCGCTCGACCCAGCTACGGAGATCGATTGGGAAGCCCCTCTCGATCCTTCGCTTTACGGCATGACCCCTGAATGGTCTAGCTTGTACGGCACTGAACTGTGGGAGCGAATGACTCCCGAGCAGCGGATCACGCTCACCAATCACGAGGCTGCGAGTATCAGCGGCACCGGCATCTGGTTCGAGATGATTCTCATGCAGATGCTCTTGCGTGACATTTACTGGCGAGACGCAGCAACGTCGCATGTACAATTCGGGCTTACCGAAATTGCGGACGAGTGCCGTCACTCAACGATGTTTGCGCGCGCTGCCACCAAGATGGGTGTTCCGTCATATAAGCCTGGCAAAGCTGTCATGCACCTTGCCAACGCGTTTAAGTCGGTTGCTACCGGCGCATTGGCGTACGGTGGCACACTATTCGCCGAGGAAATCCTCGACATGATGCAGCGCGACTTTATGCGTGATGAACGCGTGCAGCCCGTCACTCGGGCTGTCAGTCAGATCCACGTGCTTGAAGAGGCGCGACATATTCGATTTGCTCGCGAAGAGACGATCCGCCGGATGCGTGAAGTCAACTGGGTCCAGCGCGAAGGCGCGCGTTTGATCCTCGGTATTACCGCGTACTTCATTGTGACCGAGCTGATTAATCCGGGGGCGTACAAGGCTGCGGGCCTCAATCCGAAAGAAGCAAAGAAGGCTGCCCGAGAGAATCCGCACTACCAGCGCAAGGTTCGTGAAGGATCACGCAAATCAATCGAGTTTCTTGACAGCGTTGGGTTAATCGGTGGGCCATCGAAGTTCCTGCTGCGCCGGGCCAACATAATCTGA
- a CDS encoding DUF2516 family protein, which produces MQIQAFVSLLLTLAAIGAGAFAVVHAVRQRPDAFPAVDKLTKPVWLAILGVSTFVLFVFNLPSLLGFVAVIAIGVYLADVRPRVDEVQRGPRW; this is translated from the coding sequence GTGCAAATACAGGCCTTTGTTTCGCTGCTCCTGACCCTTGCCGCGATCGGCGCTGGCGCGTTCGCGGTCGTTCATGCGGTGCGGCAGCGTCCAGATGCGTTTCCGGCAGTGGATAAGCTGACCAAGCCAGTGTGGCTCGCCATCCTCGGCGTCTCGACATTTGTGCTGTTTGTCTTCAATCTGCCGAGCCTGCTGGGTTTCGTTGCTGTGATTGCTATCGGGGTGTATCTCGCGGATGTTCGCCCTCGTGTGGATGAGGTTCAGCGCGGCCCTCGCTGGTAG
- the purU gene encoding formyltetrahydrofolate deformylase, whose amino-acid sequence MVLNPVSDERRFVLSLGCPDALGIVARLSGFLAGAGAWIVEAAYHADPDTGWFFTRQAVTASSVRMSLEEFRERFAEIAATFGKEAEWSVHDTGEPKRIVLLVSKEGHCLHDLLGRAATGELPAEICAVIGNHTSLEPVARAHGLPFQHVPFPADPEQRSAAFEQVRTLVDAHDPHAVVLARFMQVLPPELCAHWKRKAINIHHSFLPSFVGARPYHQAHERGVKIIGATCHYVTAELDAGPIIEQDVVRIDHSYSIADMVRHGRDIEKIVLSRGLRWHLEDRVQVHGRKTVIFS is encoded by the coding sequence ATGGTATTGAACCCGGTCTCTGACGAACGCCGTTTCGTGTTGTCCCTTGGCTGTCCCGACGCGCTGGGTATTGTGGCGCGCCTGTCCGGGTTCCTCGCTGGGGCCGGTGCCTGGATTGTGGAAGCGGCGTACCACGCTGACCCTGATACCGGCTGGTTCTTCACGCGGCAGGCTGTCACTGCTTCATCGGTGCGGATGAGTCTTGAAGAGTTCCGGGAACGTTTTGCGGAAATCGCCGCTACGTTCGGCAAGGAAGCCGAGTGGTCCGTGCATGACACCGGAGAGCCGAAGCGGATCGTGCTCCTGGTCAGCAAGGAAGGGCACTGCCTGCACGACCTGCTCGGCCGCGCCGCGACGGGTGAACTTCCCGCAGAGATCTGCGCTGTCATCGGAAACCATACGAGCCTGGAACCGGTCGCGCGGGCACACGGCCTCCCATTCCAGCATGTTCCGTTCCCGGCCGATCCGGAACAGCGCTCCGCAGCGTTTGAACAGGTGCGCACACTCGTTGACGCACATGATCCGCACGCTGTCGTCCTGGCGCGATTCATGCAGGTGCTGCCACCTGAGTTGTGTGCGCACTGGAAGCGCAAGGCGATCAACATCCACCACAGCTTCTTGCCGTCGTTCGTTGGTGCCCGGCCCTACCATCAAGCCCACGAGCGGGGCGTGAAGATCATCGGCGCAACCTGCCACTACGTCACCGCGGAACTCGACGCAGGCCCGATCATCGAACAGGACGTGGTGCGAATCGACCACTCCTACTCGATCGCCGACATGGTGCGCCACGGGCGCGACATCGAGAAGATCGTCCTGTCACGTGGGCTGCGGTGGCACCTGGAGGACAGGGTGCAGGTGCACGGCAGGAAAACGGTGATCTTCAGCTAG